From Brassica oleracea var. oleracea cultivar TO1000 chromosome C3, BOL, whole genome shotgun sequence, a single genomic window includes:
- the LOC106332895 gene encoding transcription repressor OFP7-like: MKRFKLKISRILSFKSCRSKDSSDLPFNPVPSLPRRPPPSADPSTTVPKRCRSSFRQHVLTTFGCGSSRRRSSTPLDISRRNSTSVSPPQTPTFQWESEGKWRVIAQEDEGEYETPRRKIYDGDDRRRSVKKERYARRRGSTSSAEEETERESLLPSSTNLSPESSSSGLPRVTRLRRNPPTRKSESSLIAEEKSESSSSPPLSPARLSSFMQRLIPCTATSAVAMEGVAVVKRSEDPYEDFKGSMMEMIVEKNMSEMAELEQLLSCFLTLNAKRHHRAIVRAFSEVWIALFSGGNDGSRRSSVHLSDYDEC, encoded by the coding sequence ATGAAACGTTTCAAATTAAAGATATCAAGAATCCTCTCCTTCAAATCGTGCCGTTCAAAAGATTCCTCCGACCTCCCTTTCAATCCTGTCCCTTCACTCCCCCGTCGACCTCCTCCATCAGCTGATCCATCAACCACCGTGCCAAAGCGTTGTCGTTCTTCTTTTAGACAACACGTGTTAACCACTTTCGGCTGCGGCTCAAGTCGGCGACGCTCTTCCACGCCACTGGATATTTCCCGGAGGAACTCAACGTCGGTATCTCCGCCGCAGACGCCGACGTTTCAGTGGGAAAGCGAAGGAAAATGGCGCGTGATTGCTCAAGAAGATGAGGGAGAATACGAAACGCCTCGTCGGAAAATCTACGACGGAGATGACCGTCGGCGTTCAGTGAAGAAAGAAAGATACGCACGGCGGCGAGGGAGCACTTCCTCCGCCGAAGAGGAGACGGAGAGAGAGAGTCTCTTGCCATCTTCTACAAACCTCTCGCCGGAAAGTTCCTCTTCCGGTTTGCCACGTGTCACTAGACTACGGAGAAACCCTCCCACGAGAAAAAGCGAGTCGTCTTTGATTGCTGAGGAGAAAAGCGAGTCGTCTTCTTCTCCGCCACTGTCTCCGGCAAGATTGTCGTCGTTCATGCAGAGATTAATCCCGTGCACGGCGACGTCAGCGGTTGCGATGGAAGGAGTGGCGGTGGTGAAGAGATCAGAGGATCCGTACGAAGATTTCAAGGGGTCAATGATGGAGATGATAGTAGAGAAGAACATGTCTGAAATGGCTGAGCTTGAACAGCTTCTCAGCTGCTTCCTAACGCTAAACGCGAAACGCCACCACCGCGCTATTGTTAGAGCGTTTTCTGAGGTTTGGATTGCTTTGTTCTCCGGTGGTAATGACGGCAGCAGAAGGTCCAGTGTTCACCTCTCCGATTATGATGAGTGTTAA